The following are encoded in a window of Strix aluco isolate bStrAlu1 chromosome 15, bStrAlu1.hap1, whole genome shotgun sequence genomic DNA:
- the ROGDI gene encoding protein rogdi homolog isoform X2, with protein sequence MAAAMASAAERAVLEEEFKWLLQEEVHAVLKQLQDILKEASQRFALPAGGSAGALKQQNFALSTSGTDQVKGVLTLQGDALCQADVNLKMPRNNQLLHFAFREDKQWKLQQIQDARNHVNQAIYLLMNRDVSYQFKTGSEVLKLMDAVMLQLSRARNRLTTPATLTLPEIASSGLTNFKPAGGSILHSPGAMFEFGNQRYEVSHVHKVECVIPWLNDALVFFTVSLQLCQQLKDKISVFSSYWNYRPY encoded by the exons GAAGAAGAATTTAAATGGCTTTTACAAGAAGAGGTCCATGCTGTTTTGAAACAGCTGCAGGATATTTTGAAG GAGGCCTCTCAGCGGTTTGCGCTGCCGGCCGGCGGCTCGGCGGGAGCCCTCAAGCAGCAGAACTTTGCACTGAGCACGTCGGG CACAGACCAGGTGAAAGGTGTGTTGACACTGCAGGGAGATGCCCTGTGTCAAGCT GATGTTAATCTGAAAATGCCCAGAAATAATCAGCTCCTGCACTTTGCATTTCGGGAAGACAAGCAGTGGAAATTGCAGCAG ATCCAGGATGCTAGAAACCATGTTAACCAAGCCATTTACCTGCTTATGAACAGAGATGTAAGCTACCAGTTCAAAACAGGCTCGGAGGTTCTCAAG CTTATGGATGCTGTGATGTTACAGCTCTCAAGAGCCCGAAATCGGCTTACCACTCCAGCCACTCTGACTCTACCGGAGATTGCCTCCAGTGGTCTCACA aacTTCAAGCCTGCTGGAGGGTCCATTTTACACAGCCCTGGAGCCATGTT tgAGTTTGGCAACCAGCGGTATGAAGTCAGCCATGTCCATAAAGTGGAATGTGTTATACCATGGTTAAACGATGCCCTTGTCTTCTTCACAGTTTCACTGCAGCTTTGCCAGCAACTGAAGGACAAG ATCTCTGTTTTCTCCAGTTACTGGAACTACAGGCCATATTAA
- the ROGDI gene encoding protein rogdi homolog isoform X1, translated as MAAAMASAAERAVLEEEFKWLLQEEVHAVLKQLQDILKEASQRFALPAGGSAGALKQQNFALSTSGTDQVKGVLTLQGDALCQADVNLKMPRNNQLLHFAFREDKQWKLQQIQDARNHVNQAIYLLMNRDVSYQFKTGSEVLKLMDAVMLQLSRARNRLTTPATLTLPEIASSGLTKMFTPALPPDVLVNFYINLNKLCLTVYQLHVLQPSTTKNFKPAGGSILHSPGAMFEFGNQRYEVSHVHKVECVIPWLNDALVFFTVSLQLCQQLKDKISVFSSYWNYRPY; from the exons GAAGAAGAATTTAAATGGCTTTTACAAGAAGAGGTCCATGCTGTTTTGAAACAGCTGCAGGATATTTTGAAG GAGGCCTCTCAGCGGTTTGCGCTGCCGGCCGGCGGCTCGGCGGGAGCCCTCAAGCAGCAGAACTTTGCACTGAGCACGTCGGG CACAGACCAGGTGAAAGGTGTGTTGACACTGCAGGGAGATGCCCTGTGTCAAGCT GATGTTAATCTGAAAATGCCCAGAAATAATCAGCTCCTGCACTTTGCATTTCGGGAAGACAAGCAGTGGAAATTGCAGCAG ATCCAGGATGCTAGAAACCATGTTAACCAAGCCATTTACCTGCTTATGAACAGAGATGTAAGCTACCAGTTCAAAACAGGCTCGGAGGTTCTCAAG CTTATGGATGCTGTGATGTTACAGCTCTCAAGAGCCCGAAATCGGCTTACCACTCCAGCCACTCTGACTCTACCGGAGATTGCCTCCAGTGGTCTCACA AAAATGTtcacccctgctctgcctccagACGTCCTTGTGAATTTCTATATTAACCTGAACAAGCTGTGCCTGACTGTCTACCAACTCcatgtgctgcagcccagcacgACCAAG aacTTCAAGCCTGCTGGAGGGTCCATTTTACACAGCCCTGGAGCCATGTT tgAGTTTGGCAACCAGCGGTATGAAGTCAGCCATGTCCATAAAGTGGAATGTGTTATACCATGGTTAAACGATGCCCTTGTCTTCTTCACAGTTTCACTGCAGCTTTGCCAGCAACTGAAGGACAAG ATCTCTGTTTTCTCCAGTTACTGGAACTACAGGCCATATTAA